A segment of the Commensalibacter oyaizuii genome:
AAGGCTCATTTAATGCTGTTCCAACTTGTATAGGTTTGAAATAGCTTGTTTTAATTAAATCACATTTATCGTGATAAGAAACATAAATAGAGATATTGTGCATATGAGCTAATCATCATGAGTAATGTTTAAAAAATAATTTTTTTGAAATTGGTTTATTCTATCATGATTTTGCAATTTAAGTAATTTTATATTTTGTTTTCATTTATAATGATCTATAGTAGATTCCTTAAGTATATAATTATACTAGAAATTATCTTTTGCTGATGTAGCAAGTTCAAAGTGCGTGTTGTTTCCTTAAGTAAAAAGATAAGGTATGGATTCTCTGAAAATTACTTTTGATTCAATTTTTCTTTTGGTTAGAGAGTAAGATTATAAATATTAATTAAATTTTATAACAAATCGCTAATTTTAACTAATATTTGGTAAAATAATTGGTAACTGCTGCACACTGACTTTAGCTTGCAGCTATTTCAAATCGTAAACAGCTTTATTACACTCAATTACGTCATAATATTACAGAAAATATGAGGGATTTAGCGTCTTTAATATAGTCAAAAACATTCTATTTTTGCGTAAACAAATTACGAATATAGGCTTTTACAACATTTATTCTGGCACTAGAGCGTAATCCGCTGTGTGTTGATAACCAGATTTCTTGATCTAACTCTGGGATATGCTTTATGACGGAATATAGAAGATGAGAGGTTTCTGCGGCGATAAAATTATCCAGTAACCCTAAACCATTATCATGAGTAATACCATCAAAGATCCCTAATGCATAACTGCATCGCATCCATGGTAATGGTGCGTTTGGTAATGATCTTAACCATCGTTCGGTGTGAAAATGATGCCTATGTTCATCGAACCCTACAAAGTCCAGTTTATCCCATGCTTGCCGATCAATATCTGTTTGGTGACATTTATAGTATTTCTGACTGCAATATAGACCGTATGAAAGGGTTCCTATTTTTTGAATGATTAAATCAGCCTGTTCAGGGCGAAAATTGCGGATGGCGATGTCTGCCTCCCTGCGAGTAAGACTATAAGGGCGGTGCGAAGTAATAATTTCAATTTCAACGTGGGGGTATAATGCATGAAATTCTGAAAATCTAGAAGTAAGAAAATAAGAGATTAATTCGTCAGTATTAATTTTAACAATACCTTTGGCTGCATGTAATGTTTGTTGATCACGAGTGCGTTCAATTTCAAAGGAGATTTCTTCCATTTGTTCAGCCCATGCAATAATTTGCATACCAGCAGCTGTTGGCATGCACCCAGACTGAACTCGCTCTAAAAGTTTTATACCAAGTTCATATTCTAATTCGTCCATGCGTCGGGCGAGGGTGGCTGTGCTTACACCTGTTTTTTTTGCTGCACGTCTTAATGTTTTAGAACGTGCAATAATAACTAAAAATTTCAAGTTTTCCCAATTGATATGTTTCATAAATGAAGCACCACCCCGTATTTACTTGTGTTTACATTAAATATTAAAACACATATTACAAATAAGGTGAAAGTTAAATCGATATAATGATGATGAGATGGAAGCGTATTTGAATGCGTACGTATAAGGATAGAGTAAGACACGCAATTTTGTTCGAAATTATAGGATTGTTAATATTTACTCCGAGTGCGGTATTGATGTTTAATCAGTCTGTTGAACATATGGGAGTAATAGGTATTTTTTCCTCTTTTGCAGCAACAATTTGGAATTTTATTTATAATATATGCTTTGACAAAGTTCTATTACATTTCCGTGGAGATGTTCAAAAGAGTATGATTATACGTTTGTATCATACAGTGCTTTTCGAGGTCGGGTTAATGATTGTTACTTTGCCTGCGATTGCATGGTATTTAGGTATTTCTGTGTTGGATGCTTTTATTATGGATGTGGCTATTGTTATTTTTTATTTGGTTTACGCATTCTTCTTTAACATCATTTATGACTACATATTTCCAGTAGTATCTCCAGCTAAAGCTTTTGGGACATCAGGTAGTAAATCAAATTAATACTATGTTAGACCAATAGAATATTAATGTATAAACATTCTATTGGTTTACAAAGTAAGAGTTATCAATTTTAATGATTTATCAAATTCCTTAGGATTTGATGAGGGCCAATCATATTTTCGGGCTTTAAGATTTCCTCTAAATCTTTTTCACTCAGTAATTTTTCCTCACGAACTAGTTCTAATACGCCCTTGCCGGTTTCTAACGCTTTGCGTGCGATGCGTGTTGCATTTTCATACCCAATATAAGGGTTTAAGGCGGTGATTAGACCAATAGAGTGTTCAACCAAGTCTCTGCAGTGTTCTGCATTTGCAGTGATACCATCAATACATAATTCACGTAACATATCCATGGCTCTGATTAACAAGGTAATGGATCCAAAGGTTTTATAAGCAATTAACGGTTCCATAACGTTTAATTGTAACTGTCCACCCTCAGCAGCCAAGGTCA
Coding sequences within it:
- a CDS encoding LysR family transcriptional regulator; its protein translation is MKHINWENLKFLVIIARSKTLRRAAKKTGVSTATLARRMDELEYELGIKLLERVQSGCMPTAAGMQIIAWAEQMEEISFEIERTRDQQTLHAAKGIVKINTDELISYFLTSRFSEFHALYPHVEIEIITSHRPYSLTRREADIAIRNFRPEQADLIIQKIGTLSYGLYCSQKYYKCHQTDIDRQAWDKLDFVGFDEHRHHFHTERWLRSLPNAPLPWMRCSYALGIFDGITHDNGLGLLDNFIAAETSHLLYSVIKHIPELDQEIWLSTHSGLRSSARINVVKAYIRNLFTQK
- a CDS encoding PACE efflux transporter, which produces MRTYKDRVRHAILFEIIGLLIFTPSAVLMFNQSVEHMGVIGIFSSFAATIWNFIYNICFDKVLLHFRGDVQKSMIIRLYHTVLFEVGLMIVTLPAIAWYLGISVLDAFIMDVAIVIFYLVYAFFFNIIYDYIFPVVSPAKAFGTSGSKSN